The segment CGGCGGAGCAGCGGCAGCAGTGGTTCTACCAGGGCTACCGCACGGGCGACATGGCCCAGTGCAACACCTTCCGCTGAGTGTCAGTGGCGCCTGCCATGCTGTGACGTGGATCACTTGGGTCATCGTCACGAGAGGGAGTGATCGTCATGGCAGGCGTTCCGTCCATCTACCCCGCGCTGCTCTACCGCGACGCGAAGGCAGCGATCCAGCAGCTCACCGATGCCTTCGGGTTCACGCAGGTCGCGGTCTACGAGGGCGACGACGGCTCGGTGATGCACGCGGAACTGGCCTATGGCAACGGTGCGGTGATGCTGGGGAGCAAGGGGCGCGGCGGGGTCTTCGACAAGGTCATGGAGACGGCCGGGCCGTCGGGGGTCTACATCGTCGTCGACGACGTGGACGCCCATCACCGGCGGGCGGCCGAGCACGGCGTGGAGATCCTGATGGAGCCCACCGACCAGGACTACGGCTCGCGGGACTACATGGCCCGCGACGCCGAGGGCAACATCTGGAGCTTCGGCACGTACGCTCCCCAACTCTGACCGCACGGGGAACCGCGCGACCGGCCACCCACCACCCGCACCCACCCGCCGGGGCCGGCCCTCTCAGGGGCGCGGGGAACTGCGCGACCGGCCACGCACGGCCCGCAGGCCACCACCGGCAGATCCACCCACGGCGGGGGGTCCGGTAAAAGCCAGGCCGGGGCCTACGCGCCGCCGGTGTGGACCTGGAAGGCGGCGCGCCGGACCGCCTTGGCCAGGGCCGGGTCGGGATGGGCGGCGGCCAGCGCGACCAGGACCTGCACGGTGCGCGGGTGCCCCACGGCCCGGACCTCGTCGAGCAGCCGCGGCACGGTGGTGCGGACCGCGGAGTCCAGGTGCCGGGCGAGCAGGGCGGCCTCGCCGTGGTCGGCGATGGCGGCCGCCGTGTCCACCCAGAGCCAGGTCGACTCCTCGGGCGTGAGGACGTCCTGGGCTTCGTCCGGGTCCACCCCGTCGTGCTCGGCGAGCCAGAGCAGGGCGTACGGCCGCAGGGCGGGCTCCCGTACCGCCGCGCGCACCTCGGGCTCGGCGGGGGCGCCGACCACGCGCAGGGCCTCGAAGGCCAGGCCCCGCAGCAGGGCGTCCTCGCCCCGGGCGGCGTGCAGCAGCTCGCTGACGGCGTGGCCGACGGGCCGGGCGGCGAGCCAGGCCCGGTACTCGGCGCGGGCGGGACCGGGGGTGAGCCGGGCGCAGCCGTGCAGCATCGCGGCGGCCGACTGCTCGATGTTCCCGGCCGGGCTCTGGGCGGCGACGCAGATCTGCTCCAGCTTGACCCAGACGGCCCAGCTGCCGAGGGGGGTCAGGGTGGCCTGCGCGGGGCCGAGGGTGACGGCGTCCACGGCGGCGAGTCCGCCCAGCGCCCAGCGCAGCAGGCGGGCGATCGGCAGGGGGCGCGGTTCCGCGGCGGAGGCCGGAGCCGGAGCCGCGGCGGAGGCCGGGGCCGGGACGGGGGCGGGTTCCGCGTCGTAGGGGACCTCGCACCGCTCGTCGCGCAGTTCGGTGACGCGCTGTCCGAGGAGGTCCAGCAGGTCCGGGACGGTCACCGGACCGGCGGACAGCTGGAGCAGGGAGAGCAGCTGGGGCATGGCCTCGACCACCTCGGCGACGGCCGAGGGGGTGATGTCGGCGGGCGCCGGGTGGACCAGGGACCAGGCGTCGAAGAGCGCGACCCAGCCGCGCAGCACGGCGGTGTCGTCCCGGTCCCAGGCCCGCAGCCGCCAGCCGGGGCGGGCCTGGCCGCCGTGCACCTCGACGAGGCCGGAGAGGCGGGCGCGGTCCCAGCCGACCCGGATCTGGCCGTGCGTCAGGTTCAGCTCGGCGGCGGCCCGTTCGACGTCGGCGGCGGGCAGGGCCCCCGCGGGGGCGGGGCGGCCGCCGTCGCCGGCGCCCAGGTTCAGTTCGGCCCAGCGCGCCAGCCGTACCGCGTCGGCCAGGGAGGCGCGGGCGCGGTTCGCCAGGTCTGCCGTGGCGGGGGTTCCCGCCGGGGGCCGGGTGGCCGGCCGGGTTCGCCGGTCGGTCACCGCCTTGCGCGCCGTGGCGACGGAGCGCGGGGAGACGAGTCGGAGTCTGGAGTCGCGAGCCAACTGCTCATCAGGCTTTCGGGACGTCACGGAAGCAGTCTCGCCCGTCACTGGCCGAAAGCCCAAACGGAACCGGTCATTTCCACAGGTCATGGGGTGGAGGAACCGGGACAGACCACCCACCCCGTCCCGTCCGCCACACCGCCTTCACTCCAGCGCCACAAGAAACCACCCGGAACTCCTCTTCCATGGAGCCCCATCAACCCCGTGCGCGCTCACATGAGCGGGGTGAGGAAACGGCGCAGCGCCTCCTCGTAGCGGGCCGGGTCGGCGTTCCACATCGCCCCGTGCGCGGCGCCCGGGACGGTGTGCAGGGTGACGAGGTCGGGCCGGGCGGCGGCGAGCCGGCGGGAGGGCTCCCAGGGGGCGAGGGTGTCGTCGGGCCCGTGGAAGATCAGCACGGGCACGCGGACGGCGCCGGGGTCCGCGAACGGCGCCCGGTGTCCGGCCCGCAGCCCGGCGCGGCCCTCGGCGGCCCGGACGGCGAGCGGGAGCAGCGGGGCCGGGGTGTGGCGGGCGGCGGCGAGGCCCCGCAGGGTGGCGTGCCAGTCGAGGACGGGCGAGTCGAGCACCAGCCCGGCGATCCGGCCGGCCAGGGCCGAGTTCTCGGCGGCCCGCACGGCCATGGCGGCCCCGGTGGACCAGCCGTGCAGGACGATGCGCCGGGCCCCGTAGCGCAGGGCGTAGCGGATGGCGGCGTCCAGGTCCCGCCACTCGGACTCGCCGAGGTGGCCGAGGCCGTCCGGGGAGGCGGGGGCGCCGAGGTCGCCCCGGTAGCCGAGGGAGAGCACCGGGAGGCGCAGGCGGTGCAGGAAGGGCATGACCACCATCGGGTGCTCGCGGCCGGCGCCGAGTCCGTGGACGGTGATCACCCAGGTCTGCCGGGCGCCGGGCAGAAACCAGGCGGGGAGCGCGCCGAGTTCCCCGGGGACGTCCACATCGGCGTGTTCCAGGCCCAGGGCGGTGCGCGGGTTGCCCGAGTACACCTGCGGGGTGAGGGTGACGCGGGTGCCGGCTTCGAGGGCGCCGTGGCTGACGCGCAGGAGGCGGCGCACGACGGTGGCCGGATCGTGCGGGATCCCGTCGAGGACCGGGCCGACGGCCGCGTGGATCCCGGGTGCGGCCAGGCCGTGGACGC is part of the Streptomyces katrae genome and harbors:
- a CDS encoding VOC family protein — encoded protein: MAGVPSIYPALLYRDAKAAIQQLTDAFGFTQVAVYEGDDGSVMHAELAYGNGAVMLGSKGRGGVFDKVMETAGPSGVYIVVDDVDAHHRRAAEHGVEILMEPTDQDYGSRDYMARDAEGNIWSFGTYAPQL
- a CDS encoding alpha/beta hydrolase, producing MRTATATAAAVTTTLIGAGAAAALAGRYAAGAALRSEPGRPLPGSPRLSVHSADGDRVVLTRSLASLRPGVHGLAAPGIHAAVGPVLDGIPHDPATVVRRLLRVSHGALEAGTRVTLTPQVYSGNPRTALGLEHADVDVPGELGALPAWFLPGARQTWVITVHGLGAGREHPMVVMPFLHRLRLPVLSLGYRGDLGAPASPDGLGHLGESEWRDLDAAIRYALRYGARRIVLHGWSTGAAMAVRAAENSALAGRIAGLVLDSPVLDWHATLRGLAAARHTPAPLLPLAVRAAEGRAGLRAGHRAPFADPGAVRVPVLIFHGPDDTLAPWEPSRRLAAARPDLVTLHTVPGAAHGAMWNADPARYEEALRRFLTPLM